One segment of Anopheles stephensi strain Indian chromosome 3, UCI_ANSTEP_V1.0, whole genome shotgun sequence DNA contains the following:
- the LOC118514177 gene encoding uncharacterized protein LOC118514177: MEHHHSIVSTILYVLTITTFTHGAQIPSMKRSTATIFTKEPTVRIQCQSGSMLITIKDAPANLNGQFSGMVYPKGLAKNSTCLTEYHEQEGPLRYKLPLKSCNTMPIETDDGGIEFFNTIVLQPHLKLVTDLGRGYHVRCRYKSREAALKNVSFRHHKPSGQDSRPLALTSAEGGGTDRREHGRSMDGGSAGKDDQLTTEDEQEVKPMPGCHMKIFTGEKLAENVKIGDPLTLVINIDKQEEYGLHVTDCLVRDGLGWGEQKLINDEGCPLDSEILGPFEYTADRSKATVTFPAHKFPYTSSVYYQCNVKLCALKDPDCHKTPTCSNKNRRTKRQTDEEGQPATIEVFSGLHVNENAEVLSDDADSVFKEKTPDDAICVSQRSFAVAIAIAGLCLMLAVVLAVMCIVARRSTKSVSNSGSSIYSGPYTNTAFSHSS, from the exons ACAATAACAACTTTCACACATGGCGCGCAGATTCCATCCATGAAGC GTTCGACGGCGACGATATTCACCAAGGAACCGACCGTGCGGATACAATGCCAGTCGGGCTCGATGCTGATCACCATCAAGGATGCACCGGCCAACCTGAACGGGCAGTTCAGCGGGATGGTGTATCCGAAGGGGTTGGCGAAAAATTCGACCTGCCTTACCGAGTACCACGAGCAGGAGGGCCCGCTCCGGTACAAGCTGCCACTGAAGAGCTGCAACACGATGCCGATCGAGACG GATGACGGTGGTATCGAGTTCTTCAACACGATCGTTCTGCAGCCTCATCTCAAGCTGGTCACTGATCTGGGGCGGGGCTATCACGTACGCTGCCGGTACAAGAGTCGCGAGGCGGCCTTGAAGAACGTCTCGTTTCGACACCACAAACCGTCCGGCCAGGACAGCCGACCGCTGGCACTGACCAGCGCCGAAGGTGGCGGTACCGATCGACGTGAGCATGGCCGATCGATGGATGGTGGCAGCGCCGGCAAGGACGACCAGCTGACGACCGAGGACGAGCAGGAGGTGAAACCGATGCCGGGCTGTCACATGAAGATCTTCACCGGCGAAAAGTTGGCGGAGAatgtgaagatcggcgatCCGCTGACGCTGGTGATCAACATCGACAAGCAGGAAGAGTATGGGCTGCACGTGACGGACTGTTTGGTGCGCGATGGGCTCGGTTGGGGCGAGCAGAAGCTGATCAACGACGAGGGATGTCCACTGGACAGTGAAATTCTTGGACCGTTCGAGTACACGGCGGACAGGAGTAAGGCGACGGTTACGTTTCCAGCGCACAAGTTCCCGTACACCTCGTCGGTGTACTATCAGTGCAATGTGAAGCTGTGCGCACTGAAGGATCCGGACTGTCATAAG ACTCCGACCTGCTCGAATAAGAATCGACGCACCAAGCGCCAGACGGACGAGGAAGGGCAACCGGCCACGATCGAAGTCTTCTCCGGGCTTCATGTCAACGAGAACGCTGAAGTGCTCAGTGATGATGCCGATTCGGTGTTCAAGGAGAAG ACACCGGACGATGCCATCTGTGTGTCCCAGCGTAGTTTCGCCGTTGCCATAGCCATTGCCGGCCTCTGTCTGATGCTGGCCGTCGTCCTCGCGGTGATGTGTATCGTTGCCCGCCGCAGCACCAAGTCCGTGTCCAACTCGGGCAGCTCCATCTATAGTGGCCCGTACACAAACACCGCCTTCTCGCATAGCAGTTAA
- the LOC118514178 gene encoding nucleolar GTP-binding protein 1: protein MSLYNFKKIMVVPPAKAFIDIMLSKTQRKTPTVVHKHYKISRIRAFYMRKVKYTQQNFHDRLTQIIQDFPKLDDVHPFYADLMNVLYDKDHYKLALGQLNTARHLIDTVAKDYVRLLKFGDSLYRCKQLKKAALGRMATIMKRQASNLTYLEEVRQHLSRLPSIDPYTRTIIVCGFPNVGKSSFLNKVTRADVDVQPYAFTTKSLYVGHMDYKYLRWQVIDTPGILDHPLEERNVIEMQAITAMAHLRACIMYVMDVSEQCGHSIEEQAKLFDSIKPLFANKPLVLVLNKTDVLKFSELQPEKQQIIEALSEDREVIPILEMSTATEEGVMEVKLEACERLLGYRVDQKLKTKKLDGVLNRLHVAMPEKRDEKDRPACIPEAVLAARAANADKLAKRQRKLEKEIELEMGDEYLLDLKKNYTTIPEEERYDVIPEFLNGVNIADYIDADIFEKLEELEREEGLRMEAGFYEPPPLNLDETLLEIREMAKQIRLRRFQLKDARKLAQKSGRPIMPRHKQSMVRVRKADDLRQTMENLGLDMSGTDETNFAKSQVSIKRSVIPAVGGPKTPKKDHESSAICKATGMPIKRKTPRNELGIKDVMLKAKAKVMAKHDIAKRVTKMSRKGEADRHIPDLKPKHLFSGKRGTGKTERR from the exons ATGAGTCTGTACAACTTCAAAAAGATTATGGTGGTGCCGCCCGCCAAG GCGTTCATCGATATTATGCTATCGAAGACCCAGCGGAAGACACCGACCGTTGTACACAAGCACTACAAAATCAGCCGCATCCGAGCGTTCTACATGCGTAAGGTGAAGTACACGCAGCAGAACTTCCACGATCGGTTGACGCAGATCATCCAGGACTTCCCGAAGCTGGACGATGTGCATCCGTTCTATGCGGATCTGATGAACGTACTGTACGACAAGGATCACTACAAGCTTGCGCTGGGACAGCTTAACACGGCCAGACATTTGATCGATAC CGTTGCAAAGGATTACGTTCGTCTGTTGAAGTTCGGTGATTCGCTATACCGATGCAAGCAGCTCAAGAAGGCCGCCCTGGGTCGTATGGCCACGATCATGAAGCGACAGGCATCGAACTTGACGTACCTGGAGGAAGTTCGCCAGCATCTGTCCCGTTTGCCGTCGATCGATCCGTACACGCGCACCATCATTGTGTGCGGTTTCCCGAACGTGGGAAAGTCCAGCTTCCTGAACAAGGTGACCCGGGCTGATGTGGACGTGCAGCCGTACGCTTTCACCACGAAAAGCTTGTACGTGGGACACATGGACTACAAGTATCTGCGCTGGCAGGTGATCGATACGCCCGGTATACTGGATCATCCGCTGGAGGAGCGTAACGTGATTGAGATGCAAGCCATTACGGCGATGGCACATCTGCGCGCCTGCATCATGTACGTGATGGACGTGTCGGAACAGTGCGGTCACTCGATTGAGGAGCAAGCCAAACTGTTCGACAGCATTAAGCCACTGTTCGCAAACAAACCGCTCGTGCTGGTGTTGAACAAGACGGATGTGCTGAAGTTTAGCGAGCTGCAGCCAGAAAAGCAGCAGATCATTGAAGCGCTGTCGGAAGACCGGGAGGTGATTCCGATTCTGGAGATGTCCACCGCCACCGAGGAGGGCGTGATGGAGGTGAAGCTGGAAGCGTGCGAGCGTCTGCTCGGTTACCGTGTCGATCAGAAGCTGAAGACGAAGAAGCTGGACGGTGTACTGAACCGTCTGCACGTAGCCATGCCGGAAAAGCGCGATGAAAAGGACCGTCCCGCCTGCATCCCGGAGGCGGTGCTTGCAGCCCGTGCCGCCAACGCGGACAAGCTCGCCAAACGTCAGCGCaagctggagaaggaaatcGAGCTGGAGATGGGCGACGAGTATCTGCTGGATCTGAAGAAGAACTACACCACCATCCCGGAGGAGGAACGGTACGACGTAATTCCCGAGTTCCTGAACGGTGTCAACATTGCGGACTACATCGACGCGGACATCTTCGAGAAGCTGGAGGAGCTCGAGCGCGAGGAAGGTTTGCGAATGGAGGCCGGCTTCTACGAACCACCACCGCTCAACCTGGACGAAACGCTGCTCGAAATCCGCGAAATGGCCAAACAGATCCGTTTGCGCCGGTTCCAGCTCAAGGACGCACGCAAGCTGGCCCAGAAGAGCGGCCGTCCGATTATGCCCCGCCACAAACAGTCGATGGTGCGAGTGCGCAAGGCGGACGATCTGCGGCAGACGATGGAAAACCTCGGCCTGGACATGTCCGGCACGGACGAAACGAACTTCGCCAAGAGCCAGGTCAGCATCAAGCGCAGCGTCATACCGGCCGTCGGTGGACCGAAAACGCCGAAGAAGGATCACGAATCGAGCGCTATCTGCAAGGCGACCGGAATGCCGATCAAGCGGAAAACGCCACGCAACGAGCTTGGCATCAAAGATGTTATG CTTAAAGCGAAGGCGAAGGTCATGGCGAAGCACGACATTGCGAAGCGCGTCACGAAGATGTCCCGCAAGGGTGAGGCCGATCGACACATACCGGACCTTAAGCCGAAACATCTGTTCTCCGGCAAGCGAGGCACGGGCAAAACCGAGCGTCGTTAG